From Acidimicrobiia bacterium, one genomic window encodes:
- a CDS encoding EamA family transporter has product MAPFLALMSAVSFGVGDFIGGIATRRSSAAIPVTAIAQVGGLVVALALLPLFPGAWGLEIVGRGALAGLAGTSGVAFLYRGMGRGRMGLVAPVTALGAAVLPVLYGLVTGERPGAVPLAGVAVGIVALPLLSRSHAHERIARQGAGLPPGLLDGVIAGLGFALFFIILDTTGSDTGVVPLVAARLTTIPVFTAIAFLKGQSLALAPPDVRLSLAAGAIDMLANAFFLGGVRLGFLTLVSVIASLYPGFTVALARLLTDERIERVQTVGLVLAGVGISLMAAG; this is encoded by the coding sequence TTGGCACCGTTCCTCGCCCTCATGTCCGCCGTCTCGTTCGGCGTGGGCGACTTCATCGGCGGCATCGCGACCCGAAGGTCGTCCGCCGCCATCCCGGTCACGGCCATCGCCCAGGTGGGGGGCCTGGTCGTGGCGCTCGCCCTGCTACCCCTGTTCCCGGGTGCCTGGGGCCTCGAGATCGTGGGGCGCGGAGCTCTCGCCGGGCTGGCAGGGACCAGCGGCGTTGCCTTCCTGTACCGGGGAATGGGGCGAGGCCGCATGGGCCTCGTCGCCCCGGTGACCGCACTTGGAGCCGCCGTCCTGCCGGTGCTCTACGGGCTCGTGACCGGTGAGCGCCCGGGCGCGGTACCGCTCGCAGGTGTCGCCGTCGGCATCGTCGCCCTTCCGTTGCTCTCCAGGAGCCATGCGCACGAGCGAATCGCCCGCCAGGGTGCCGGGCTTCCGCCGGGGCTCCTCGACGGTGTGATCGCCGGGCTCGGGTTCGCGCTGTTCTTCATCATCCTCGACACGACGGGCTCCGACACGGGCGTCGTTCCGCTGGTGGCGGCTCGCCTCACCACCATCCCGGTGTTCACCGCGATCGCGTTCCTCAAGGGACAGTCGCTTGCGCTGGCGCCTCCTGATGTGCGGCTGTCGCTGGCGGCCGGGGCGATCGACATGCTGGCCAACGCCTTCTTCCTCGGCGGCGTCCGCCTCGGCTTCCTGACGCTGGTGAGCGTGATCGCCTCGCTCTACCCGGGGTTCACCGTCGCCCTGGCGCGTTTGCTCACGGACGAGCGGATCGAGCGGGTGCAGACGGTCGGGCTGGTGCTCGCCGGCGTCGGTATCTCACTCATGGCGGCAGGCTGA
- a CDS encoding methylmalonyl-CoA mutase family protein — translation MTGTGRHRWREEYEASRLRKQRFETMSFEEVPVLGLPAEGEVPDAIGYPGQFPYTRGVHASGYRGRLWTQRQFAGFASVRDTNERFRYLLSQGQGGLSVAFDMPTLMGLDADDPRSAGEVGHCGVAVSAADDMVDLFAEIPLGDVSVSMTINGPAEILFAFLLVAAEEQGVAWDRLEGTLQNDILKEYIAQKEWIFPPKPHMRLIVDMIEFCTEHVPRWNTISVSGYHIREAGATAAQELAFTLADGFAYVEAGVRRGLDVDAFAPRLSFFFDAHIDFFEEIAKFRAARRIWARWMRDRYGARDVRSMKLRFHSQTAGVSLTAQQPANNVVRTAVEALAAILGGTQSLHTNAMDEVYALPTAENAELALRTQQVIAEETGIADAIDPLGGSWYVEEMTDRIEASAEEMFAYIDEIGNGSMLDGVLAGIEDGWFQNAIADSAYDFEKAVVASDRVIVGVNKYVKGDEQQLDILRIGAEIEQGQRDRLAAVRSGRDQQAVDVALAGLRAAASSDVNMMPLLIDGARARATLGEITEALLDVFGGYREPPRV, via the coding sequence GTGACCGGCACGGGTCGCCACCGGTGGCGTGAAGAGTACGAAGCGTCCCGTCTCAGGAAGCAGCGCTTCGAGACGATGTCGTTCGAGGAGGTCCCCGTTCTGGGGCTGCCGGCGGAAGGAGAGGTTCCCGACGCCATCGGCTATCCGGGCCAGTTCCCGTACACGAGGGGTGTGCACGCCTCGGGCTACCGCGGCAGGTTGTGGACGCAGCGCCAGTTCGCAGGGTTCGCCTCGGTGCGCGACACCAACGAGCGGTTTCGCTACCTCCTCTCGCAGGGCCAGGGTGGGCTCTCCGTCGCCTTCGACATGCCGACGTTGATGGGCCTCGACGCCGACGATCCCCGCTCCGCAGGCGAGGTCGGCCATTGCGGGGTGGCGGTGAGCGCCGCCGACGACATGGTCGACCTCTTCGCCGAGATCCCGCTCGGCGACGTGTCGGTTTCGATGACGATCAACGGTCCCGCCGAGATCCTGTTCGCTTTCCTCCTCGTGGCAGCCGAGGAGCAGGGCGTCGCCTGGGACCGGCTGGAAGGCACGCTGCAGAACGACATCCTCAAGGAGTACATCGCCCAAAAGGAGTGGATCTTCCCGCCCAAGCCGCACATGCGGCTCATCGTCGACATGATCGAGTTCTGCACCGAGCACGTGCCGCGCTGGAACACGATCTCGGTCTCCGGGTACCACATCCGCGAGGCAGGCGCCACGGCCGCCCAGGAGCTCGCCTTCACGCTCGCCGACGGTTTCGCATACGTGGAGGCAGGTGTGCGCCGGGGGCTCGACGTCGACGCCTTCGCACCGAGGCTCTCGTTCTTCTTCGACGCCCACATCGACTTCTTCGAGGAGATCGCCAAGTTCAGGGCGGCACGCCGCATCTGGGCGAGGTGGATGCGCGACAGGTACGGCGCCCGAGACGTGCGCTCGATGAAGCTGCGATTCCATTCGCAAACCGCGGGTGTCTCACTCACGGCCCAGCAACCGGCGAACAACGTCGTGCGCACGGCCGTCGAGGCGCTCGCAGCCATCCTCGGAGGGACCCAGAGCCTCCACACGAACGCCATGGACGAGGTGTATGCCCTACCGACGGCGGAGAACGCAGAGCTGGCCCTGCGAACCCAACAGGTCATCGCCGAGGAGACCGGCATCGCCGACGCCATCGACCCGCTCGGCGGCTCGTGGTACGTGGAGGAGATGACGGACCGCATCGAGGCGAGCGCCGAAGAGATGTTCGCCTACATCGACGAGATCGGGAACGGCTCGATGCTCGATGGCGTGCTCGCCGGCATCGAGGACGGCTGGTTCCAGAACGCCATCGCCGACTCGGCGTACGACTTCGAGAAGGCGGTGGTTGCGAGCGATCGGGTGATCGTCGGCGTCAACAAGTACGTGAAGGGGGATGAGCAGCAACTCGACATCCTCAGGATCGGCGCCGAGATCGAGCAGGGCCAGCGGGACCGCCTCGCCGCGGTCCGCTCCGGTCGCGACCAGCAGGCGGTTGATGTGGCGCTCGCCGGGTTGCGCGCCGCCGCCTCGAGTGACGTCAACATGATGCCGCTGCTGATCGACGGGGCCCGCGCCAGAGCGACCCTGGGAGAGATCACCGAGGCGCTCCTCGACGTCTTCGGCGGGTATCGCGAGCCCCCTCGGGTCTGA
- a CDS encoding dihydrolipoamide acetyltransferase family protein yields MAVTVTMPQLGETVTEGTILSWAKQAGDAVAEDEVLLEISTDKVDTEVPSPAAGVVREILVAEGETVSVGTPLAVIAEAGEAEDPQPTEVAAPSDEPKDEAEAAVQEAEPAAAPQEAEAPVADAGEAAVAPSAPSEAPAAVEAGAGSPVRATPAPAIEGDTSRRGVLSPVVRRLAAEHDVDLDRVRGTGEGGRITRKDVMTFIEDGDAAAKVAVEPQPATAEASPPDVVAPEAPPVAAPEPAAPAARPAPPEAPAPAPVTPAPPHAVQAGEGDRSVELTRLRRRIAENLVHAKATAAHVWASIEVDYQNVERVRQAHRDSFKEKEGFSLTYLPFIARATMDALGAFPAVNSSFLLDEGRQIFHGRVNLGIAVDLNQQGLVVVSVRNADSLQLVGLAREIRAMSIKARDGKLDPDDISGSTFSITNPGPYGSFMTAPIINVPNVAILSTDTVAKRPTVITLPDGSDAIAIHHIGYLSLTWDHRAFDGSTAVLFLSRMKANLETWDWEQELT; encoded by the coding sequence ATGGCCGTAACGGTCACGATGCCCCAACTGGGTGAGACCGTCACAGAAGGCACCATCCTCAGCTGGGCCAAGCAGGCCGGCGACGCGGTCGCCGAGGACGAGGTGCTGCTCGAGATCTCGACGGACAAGGTCGACACCGAGGTGCCTTCGCCCGCAGCGGGGGTGGTCAGGGAGATCCTGGTCGCCGAAGGCGAAACGGTCAGCGTCGGCACCCCGCTCGCCGTGATCGCGGAGGCCGGGGAGGCAGAAGATCCGCAACCCACCGAAGTAGCCGCCCCTTCCGATGAACCGAAGGACGAGGCTGAGGCGGCGGTGCAGGAAGCCGAGCCCGCCGCGGCGCCGCAGGAAGCCGAGGCCCCCGTTGCCGACGCAGGCGAGGCTGCCGTCGCCCCGTCTGCGCCTTCCGAAGCTCCTGCGGCCGTAGAAGCAGGCGCCGGTTCCCCGGTGCGGGCGACGCCGGCGCCAGCCATCGAGGGCGACACGTCCCGGCGCGGGGTCCTGTCACCCGTCGTCCGCAGGCTGGCGGCCGAGCACGACGTCGATCTCGACCGGGTCCGGGGGACGGGAGAGGGCGGCCGCATCACCCGCAAAGACGTCATGACCTTCATCGAAGACGGCGACGCCGCCGCCAAGGTCGCCGTCGAGCCCCAGCCGGCGACGGCAGAAGCGTCGCCGCCCGATGTGGTGGCTCCGGAGGCGCCACCCGTAGCGGCTCCTGAGCCGGCCGCACCCGCGGCCCGGCCTGCCCCTCCGGAGGCGCCCGCCCCCGCACCTGTCACTCCCGCCCCGCCACATGCCGTCCAGGCGGGTGAAGGTGACCGCAGCGTCGAGCTGACGAGGCTGCGGAGGCGGATCGCCGAGAACCTCGTCCACGCCAAGGCGACGGCCGCCCACGTTTGGGCGTCTATCGAGGTCGACTACCAGAACGTCGAGAGGGTCCGCCAGGCGCACCGTGACTCCTTCAAGGAGAAGGAAGGCTTCAGCCTCACGTACCTGCCGTTCATCGCCAGGGCAACCATGGATGCCCTCGGGGCGTTTCCCGCCGTCAACAGCTCCTTCCTCCTCGACGAGGGGAGGCAGATCTTCCACGGCAGGGTCAACCTCGGGATCGCCGTCGATCTGAACCAGCAGGGGCTCGTGGTGGTGTCGGTTCGCAACGCAGACTCCCTGCAACTCGTCGGGCTCGCCCGCGAGATCAGGGCCATGAGCATCAAGGCCCGCGACGGGAAGCTCGATCCCGACGACATCTCGGGCTCGACGTTCTCGATCACGAACCCAGGGCCGTACGGATCGTTCATGACGGCGCCGATCATCAACGTCCCCAACGTGGCCATTCTCTCGACGGACACCGTCGCCAAGCGCCCGACGGTGATCACGCTGCCTGACGGCTCGGACGCCATCGCCATCCACCACATCGGATACTTGAGCCTGACATGGGACCACAGGGCGTTCGACGGGTCGACTGCCGTGCTGTTCCTCAGCCGGATGAAAGCGAACCTCGAGACCTGGGACTGGGAGCAGGAGCTGACGTGA
- the lpdA gene encoding dihydrolipoyl dehydrogenase, with protein MYDVAIIGGGPGGYAAALYAHNFGLSVALVEKDRVGGTCLLRGCIPAKSWLQTAHVFSTVRRAAEFGVVSDEPKMDWLRALERKNSVVDGLVKGLSGLLAARGVDVIDGLGRLSHEGGVDVVYGDDTTGHLETANVILAMGSVPRTIPGYEIDGRQVITSDEALDWENQPGRVAIIGAGAIGSEFASLLGDMGSEVWLFEMFDQVVPGLEPDAAKILARELKKKGVSVHTGVQVGEPEKSESGVTIPYGGDSVTVDVALVAVGRAPVSDNANLEGSGVVVDKGFVVTDLETMLTGRPGVYAVGDIVAGTPQLAHAGFAEGIAAITHMATGGVAPVDYRAVPLVVYTDPEIASVGLTEAKAREAGYDVEVSSHGMRGVGRAIIQGETGGLVKVVAEKEGPILGATVVGPGAGEMIHELMYTVAWEALPAEAAALIHAHPTVAEAIGETLLSAAGRSLH; from the coding sequence TTGTACGACGTAGCGATCATCGGCGGCGGCCCCGGCGGATACGCCGCCGCCCTCTACGCGCACAACTTCGGCCTGTCCGTCGCCCTCGTCGAGAAGGACCGCGTCGGAGGAACCTGCCTGCTCAGGGGGTGCATTCCGGCCAAGAGCTGGCTCCAGACCGCCCATGTGTTCTCGACGGTGCGCCGCGCCGCCGAGTTCGGAGTCGTCTCAGACGAGCCGAAGATGGATTGGCTCCGTGCCCTGGAGCGCAAGAACAGCGTGGTCGACGGGCTCGTCAAGGGGCTCAGCGGGCTCCTGGCGGCTCGCGGCGTCGACGTCATCGACGGGCTCGGCAGGCTCTCGCACGAAGGAGGGGTCGACGTCGTCTACGGGGACGACACGACGGGACACCTCGAGACCGCCAACGTCATCCTGGCGATGGGCTCCGTCCCGAGGACGATCCCCGGTTACGAGATCGACGGCAGGCAGGTCATCACCAGCGACGAGGCGCTCGACTGGGAGAACCAGCCGGGCCGCGTCGCCATCATCGGCGCAGGGGCGATCGGATCTGAGTTCGCCAGCCTCCTCGGCGACATGGGCTCCGAGGTGTGGCTGTTCGAGATGTTCGACCAGGTCGTTCCCGGACTCGAGCCGGATGCGGCGAAGATCCTGGCCAGGGAGCTGAAGAAGAAGGGCGTCTCGGTGCACACAGGCGTCCAGGTCGGCGAGCCCGAGAAATCCGAGAGCGGGGTCACCATTCCCTATGGAGGCGATTCCGTGACCGTCGACGTCGCCCTCGTGGCCGTCGGCCGCGCCCCGGTGTCGGACAATGCCAACCTCGAGGGATCCGGCGTCGTCGTCGACAAGGGGTTCGTCGTCACCGACCTCGAGACGATGCTGACCGGGCGCCCGGGCGTGTACGCCGTCGGCGACATCGTGGCGGGAACGCCGCAACTGGCGCACGCCGGCTTCGCTGAGGGCATCGCGGCGATCACCCACATGGCGACCGGCGGGGTCGCCCCCGTCGACTACCGGGCAGTGCCGCTCGTCGTGTACACGGACCCCGAGATCGCCTCGGTCGGCCTCACGGAAGCGAAGGCTCGCGAGGCCGGTTACGACGTCGAGGTGTCGTCGCACGGCATGCGCGGCGTCGGCAGGGCCATCATCCAGGGAGAGACGGGCGGCCTGGTCAAGGTCGTCGCCGAGAAGGAGGGTCCGATCCTCGGCGCCACCGTCGTCGGGCCGGGCGCAGGAGAGATGATCCACGAGCTGATGTACACCGTTGCGTGGGAGGCGCTCCCCGCCGAGGCGGCCGCTCTGATCCACGCCCATCCGACGGTTGCCGAGGCGATCGGAGAGACGCTGCTCTCCGCAGCCGGGCGCAGCCTCCACTGA